The following proteins come from a genomic window of Chryseobacterium glaciei:
- the map gene encoding type I methionyl aminopeptidase: MSITNEHELIGMQKASEAVAYTLKEMINYAQPGMTTKDLDEYGAKILSDFGAKSAPYLTYGFPGWTCISVDNEFCHGIPTDQRILKDGDLINIDVSAELNGFWADNGGSFIIGKDINQHQKLVDASKDILEKAINNIKGGVKIADIGFLMETEAKKRGFKVIKNLGGHGIGRSLHEEPDELLNYRNRFDNRRFKKNSVVAIETFTSTSSNLAVELNDGWTMVGNKGGYMAQHEHTIVVTDGKPIILTQMNEILN, from the coding sequence ATGTCAATAACAAATGAACATGAATTAATAGGAATGCAAAAGGCGAGTGAAGCTGTTGCATACACTTTAAAAGAAATGATTAATTATGCTCAACCTGGCATGACGACAAAGGATCTTGATGAGTACGGAGCTAAAATACTTTCCGATTTCGGTGCAAAATCTGCTCCTTATCTTACCTATGGATTTCCAGGATGGACGTGCATCAGTGTAGATAATGAATTCTGCCACGGTATTCCGACAGATCAACGAATTTTGAAGGATGGCGATTTGATCAACATTGATGTTTCAGCAGAGCTTAATGGATTTTGGGCTGATAACGGAGGTTCTTTTATCATTGGAAAAGACATCAATCAACATCAAAAATTAGTCGATGCTTCTAAAGATATTTTAGAAAAAGCGATCAATAATATAAAAGGTGGTGTGAAAATTGCCGATATCGGATTTTTAATGGAAACTGAAGCTAAAAAAAGAGGTTTTAAAGTTATTAAAAACCTTGGCGGACACGGTATTGGAAGAAGCTTACACGAAGAACCGGATGAATTACTAAATTACAGAAACCGTTTCGATAACAGACGTTTCAAGAAAAATTCTGTGGTGGCAATTGAAACATTTACTTCAACATCTTCAAATCTTGCGGTTGAATTAAATGACGGCTGGACAATGGTTGGCAATAAAGGCGGGTATATGGCACAGCACGAGCATACAATCGTTGTGACCGACGGAAAACCAATTATTCTAACTCAAATGAATGAAATATTGAATTAA
- a CDS encoding VIT domain-containing protein, whose amino-acid sequence MKNICLTLLLFFPILYWAQIPIIETPDKKGGFENNKVILQKLNIETKITGGISTNVITMVFRNNSNRLMEGRLTFPLPEGVNVSGYALDINGKLRNAVPVEKEKAKEVFETIQKRNVDPGILEKVEGNNFRTRIYPINANGGERTVQISYNYELKKQGSNYQYFLPLNYSTQIPEFSIKTSVFQNAVSPQLEEKPDGSFNFVKNGNVWVAETHKLNYKPTQNLKINFPQTDGNQNVLIQKASDNSSYFLANLGVDPKEKAKKLPNKLAIIWDNSLSGLKRDHAKEWSLLEEYFKVNKNLSVKIYFLNNTFDEGKSFKINEGNWNELKSYLSQVTYDGGTDFGQLKSVKEDEVLFFTDGLSSFGDLKLTLKNPVYTISSSNNANFNQLKFISNKTGGEFLNLSENDPKKEVRKLLYQSLKFIGIENNSSLTEVYPSLSQTISQDFVLTGILKGNQTTIKVLFGYGNEVTEAKAISLDVNKQSVKDWEISQFWAQKKLNELEIFEKQNKNEIKNISRQFGLVSNNMSLMVLENVQDYVRYEINPPSELREEYNQIVKNNQAQKDVRVNDLMAKAEIMTENLKKWWDTDFEKKPKYYPTPKRSKDTARVMDIQEVVVVGYSARTEKKSVASASSIVVSSPVATPSVQANVVQALEGRAQGISIRGASSVQGDSKSKEIAETIIQKGKITTIDVKSDAAYMKFFESAKKSEEIYQIYLNNRKDYAETPQYYFDVAQLFFKIDDKKTGLKVLSSIADLDIENEELYKLLAYKLKQAEVYDKELWISKKVLEWRPFDPQSYRDYALALEDNKDYQGALDNLYKILNQSYTREMANRDNGIEETIIMEINELISNHRNELDLKNINPKIIADLPVNIRVVINWNKDNIDIDLWVTDPNNERCMYSHKSTEIGGRLSDDFTGGFGPEQFLLKKAIKGKYKIETNFFNENQVSVAGATAIMAEVFINYASGKQERKIVVFQNKSEADTGNRDGVLIGEFEF is encoded by the coding sequence ATGAAGAATATATGCCTGACACTTTTGCTGTTTTTCCCGATTTTATATTGGGCGCAAATACCAATAATTGAAACACCTGATAAAAAAGGAGGATTTGAGAATAATAAGGTTATTCTTCAGAAACTGAATATTGAAACCAAAATTACGGGAGGGATTTCTACGAACGTGATAACAATGGTTTTTAGAAATAATTCTAATCGATTGATGGAAGGTCGATTGACTTTTCCACTTCCGGAAGGAGTAAATGTAAGCGGATATGCTTTGGATATTAATGGAAAGCTGCGAAATGCCGTTCCCGTAGAAAAAGAAAAAGCAAAGGAAGTTTTTGAAACCATTCAAAAAAGAAATGTTGATCCGGGAATTTTAGAAAAAGTGGAAGGAAATAATTTCCGTACAAGAATTTATCCTATTAATGCAAATGGCGGAGAAAGAACGGTTCAGATTTCATATAATTATGAACTGAAAAAGCAGGGTAGCAATTACCAATATTTTTTACCGCTTAATTATTCTACTCAAATTCCTGAATTTAGTATAAAGACAAGCGTTTTTCAGAATGCCGTTTCTCCTCAGTTGGAAGAAAAGCCCGATGGAAGCTTCAATTTTGTTAAAAATGGAAATGTTTGGGTTGCCGAAACCCATAAACTGAATTATAAACCAACTCAAAATTTAAAAATTAATTTTCCTCAAACTGATGGAAATCAAAATGTATTGATACAAAAAGCTTCAGATAACTCCTCGTATTTTCTTGCTAATTTAGGAGTGGATCCAAAAGAAAAAGCAAAGAAATTACCTAATAAACTAGCAATCATTTGGGATAATTCTTTAAGCGGATTAAAAAGAGATCATGCCAAAGAATGGTCTTTATTGGAAGAATATTTTAAGGTTAATAAAAACCTTTCTGTGAAAATTTATTTCCTTAATAATACGTTTGATGAAGGGAAAAGTTTTAAAATAAACGAAGGAAACTGGAACGAATTAAAATCATATTTATCTCAAGTTACGTACGATGGAGGAACTGATTTCGGACAATTAAAATCAGTAAAAGAAGATGAGGTTTTATTTTTTACAGATGGTCTGTCTTCTTTTGGAGATCTGAAATTGACTTTAAAAAATCCGGTTTACACAATTTCTTCATCCAATAATGCGAATTTCAATCAATTGAAATTTATCAGTAATAAAACAGGAGGTGAATTTTTAAACTTAAGTGAAAATGATCCTAAAAAAGAAGTCCGTAAACTGTTGTATCAGTCTTTGAAATTCATAGGAATTGAAAATAATTCTTCGTTGACAGAAGTCTATCCTTCGTTGTCACAAACAATTTCTCAGGATTTTGTGTTGACAGGTATTCTGAAAGGAAATCAAACAACCATAAAAGTTTTATTTGGCTACGGAAATGAAGTAACAGAGGCAAAAGCGATTTCTTTAGATGTGAATAAACAATCCGTAAAAGATTGGGAGATTTCACAATTCTGGGCTCAGAAAAAACTAAATGAATTGGAAATTTTTGAGAAACAAAACAAAAATGAGATTAAGAATATAAGTCGACAATTTGGTTTGGTGAGTAACAACATGAGCTTGATGGTATTGGAAAATGTACAGGATTATGTTCGATATGAAATAAATCCGCCATCTGAACTGCGAGAAGAATACAATCAGATTGTAAAAAATAATCAGGCTCAAAAAGATGTTCGTGTCAATGATTTAATGGCAAAAGCCGAAATAATGACCGAAAATCTGAAAAAATGGTGGGATACAGATTTTGAAAAGAAGCCAAAATATTATCCGACACCCAAAAGATCAAAAGATACTGCGAGAGTTATGGATATACAAGAAGTTGTAGTGGTAGGTTATTCTGCCAGAACTGAAAAAAAATCTGTCGCGAGTGCATCTAGTATTGTTGTTTCATCTCCGGTGGCAACGCCTTCAGTACAAGCCAATGTAGTGCAGGCTCTTGAGGGTAGAGCTCAGGGAATATCTATAAGAGGAGCTAGTTCTGTGCAAGGAGATTCGAAGAGTAAAGAGATCGCTGAAACAATCATTCAAAAAGGAAAAATTACAACGATAGATGTAAAATCTGATGCTGCGTACATGAAGTTTTTTGAGTCGGCTAAAAAATCAGAAGAAATCTATCAAATTTATCTTAATAACAGAAAAGACTACGCTGAAACTCCACAATATTATTTTGATGTAGCTCAGTTGTTTTTCAAAATTGATGATAAAAAAACAGGATTAAAAGTATTAAGTTCTATTGCTGATCTGGATATCGAAAATGAGGAATTGTATAAATTATTGGCCTATAAATTAAAGCAAGCTGAGGTTTACGATAAGGAGCTTTGGATTAGTAAAAAAGTGTTGGAATGGCGACCTTTCGACCCTCAAAGTTACAGAGATTACGCATTGGCTTTGGAAGATAACAAAGATTATCAGGGAGCTTTAGATAATTTATATAAAATTTTAAATCAGTCTTACACTCGTGAAATGGCCAATCGTGATAACGGAATCGAAGAAACCATTATCATGGAGATCAATGAATTGATCAGCAATCATAGAAATGAGCTAGATCTTAAAAATATCAATCCAAAAATCATTGCAGATTTACCTGTGAACATCCGAGTGGTGATCAACTGGAACAAAGACAATATAGACATCGATCTTTGGGTAACAGATCCCAACAACGAGCGTTGCATGTATTCTCACAAATCAACGGAAATTGGAGGAAGATTAAGCGATGATTTTACGGGAGGTTTTGGACCAGAACAGTTTTTACTAAAAAAAGCCATCAAAGGGAAATATAAAATTGAAACTAATTTTTTTAATGAAAATCAAGTAAGTGTTGCGGGAGCAACAGCAATTATGGCCGAAGTTTTCATTAATTATGCTTCCGGAAAACAGGAGAGAAAAATTGTAGTTTTCCAAAATAAGAGCGAAGCAGATACAGGAAATCGTGATGGCGTTTTAATCGGAGAATTTGAATTTTAG
- a CDS encoding T9SS type A sorting domain-containing protein encodes MKKVLFLTIIFALLLFGGKVEAQTDGTLDTSFVIGTGFNSSPVTTIIQTDGKILVGGSFSNYNGVDRNRIIRLNTDGSVDTSFIIGTGFNDTVYTIALQSDGKIVVGGNFTSYNDIAQNRIVRLNIDGSIDTSFVMGDGFSTPGGMSFIETIAIQSDGKILAGGRFAKYNGTNQQNIARLNADGSADASFYPVNGLRFDHDVNIIALQSDGKILAGGGFTSIYSTSRRYLARLNTNGTLDTSFNVGTGFGGSLSGSVVRSIAVQTDGKILMGGYFTTYKGITQNRIVRLNTTGSVDTSFAIGTGIDNFFVETIALQSDGKILLGGGFTTYNGISQNRIIRLDTSGSIDTSFNIGTAFNNPVASISLQSDGKILVAGYFSSYKGLVQNQIARLNGTGTILSVTDVSKKKIALYPNPVSEILNFSEEVYNIKITDLSGKVVNQISGSKKSVNVKNLVKGVYFITAITKSGEIVTHKIVKE; translated from the coding sequence ATGAAAAAAGTTTTATTTCTTACTATCATTTTTGCCTTGCTTTTATTTGGTGGAAAAGTAGAAGCACAAACAGATGGAACTCTCGACACTTCCTTTGTCATCGGGACAGGATTTAATAGTTCGCCTGTAACTACTATCATACAGACAGATGGGAAAATTCTAGTGGGAGGTTCGTTTTCCAATTATAATGGTGTCGACCGAAACCGTATTATCCGTTTGAATACTGATGGAAGTGTAGATACTTCTTTTATTATCGGAACAGGATTTAATGACACTGTTTATACAATTGCATTACAGTCTGACGGCAAAATAGTGGTGGGAGGTAATTTTACATCCTATAATGATATCGCCCAAAACCGTATTGTGCGTCTGAATATAGACGGAAGCATTGATACGTCCTTTGTTATGGGAGATGGATTTAGCACACCTGGTGGTATGTCATTTATTGAGACCATTGCAATACAATCTGATGGGAAAATTTTGGCAGGAGGTCGATTTGCAAAATATAACGGCACCAATCAGCAAAATATTGCACGCCTGAATGCAGATGGAAGTGCTGATGCTTCCTTTTATCCTGTGAACGGCTTAAGATTTGATCATGATGTTAACATCATTGCTTTGCAATCTGACGGAAAAATCCTGGCAGGTGGTGGTTTTACAAGTATTTATAGTACCAGCCGAAGGTATCTTGCACGTCTGAATACCAATGGAACTCTTGACACTTCGTTTAACGTCGGGACAGGATTTGGTGGCAGTCTTAGCGGTAGTGTCGTTCGGTCGATTGCAGTACAAACTGATGGGAAAATTCTTATGGGAGGTTACTTTACAACCTATAAGGGAATAACACAAAACCGCATCGTACGTCTGAACACAACCGGAAGTGTGGATACATCTTTTGCCATCGGAACAGGCATTGATAATTTTTTTGTTGAAACAATCGCTTTACAGTCTGATGGGAAAATTCTGTTGGGGGGTGGCTTTACCACTTACAATGGAATCAGTCAAAACAGGATCATACGTCTTGATACCAGTGGGAGTATTGACACATCCTTTAACATTGGAACAGCATTTAATAATCCTGTTGCATCAATTTCATTACAATCTGACGGGAAAATTTTGGTGGCTGGCTATTTTTCAAGCTATAAGGGACTAGTTCAGAACCAGATCGCTCGTCTGAATGGAACGGGAACAATATTGTCAGTTACGGATGTCAGTAAAAAGAAAATTGCTCTTTATCCGAATCCTGTAAGTGAAATTTTGAATTTTTCAGAAGAAGTTTATAATATCAAAATAACAGACCTTTCAGGAAAAGTGGTAAACCAAATTTCCGGTAGTAAAAAATCTGTAAATGTAAAAAATCTTGTAAAAGGTGTTTATTTTATTACAGCAATCACAAAATCTGGAGAAATTGTAACTCATAAAATTGTGAAAGAATAA